A single Populus alba chromosome 7, ASM523922v2, whole genome shotgun sequence DNA region contains:
- the LOC118063296 gene encoding probable methyltransferase TCM_000336, with the protein MITGTRAKKPIGTNQNMDVEKVFHMTGGTGDNSYAKNSSYQKKVSDMVKHITMEALQEVYLALAPKSLGIADLGCSSGSNSLSIIKDIVEAVEAASCKIMIPAPEFRVYLNDLPTNDFNSIFKSLPDFYRDLNKERSDGPPLLFIAGYPGSFYGRLFPNDCLHFVHSSYSLHWLSKVPPSLYDKQGKPINKGSVHISESSPPLVSQAYYAQFQEDFSLFLRSRSEELANGGRMVLIMLGRIGPDHVDRGNSFYWELLSRSLSILATQGEIEKEDIDSYDVHFYAPTKDEMEAEIRREGSFELERLEMFETEKELYKVSDNYGTEVAMTVRAIQESMLSHHFGEGILDALFDIYGRMVEEEMLKEEINPITFVVVLRKL; encoded by the exons ATGATTACAGGCACCAGAGCAAAGAAACCGATTGGCACAAACCAAAATATGGATGTTGAGAAGGTCTTTCACATGACAGGAGGTACTGGAGATAATAGCTATGCCAAAAACTCCTCATACCAG AAGAAGGTATCTGACATGGTCAAGCACATAACCATGGAAGCATTACAAGAAGTCTATCTTGCACTAGCACCAAAGAGCTTAGGCATAGCTGACCTGGGTTGCTCCAGTGGATCTAACTCATTATCAATCATCAAAGATATTGTTGAGGCTGTGGAAGCAGCAAGTTGTAAAATCATGATCCCGGCGCCTGAGTTTAGAGTGTATCTTAATGATCTTCCGACTAATGACTTCAATTCAATCTTTAAGTCGTTGCCGGATTTTTACAGGGACCTtaacaaagaaagaagtgaTGGGCCTCCCTTGCTTTTCATAGCAGGTTATCCTGGTTCATTTTACGGGCGACTTTTCCCCAACGATTGCTTGCACTTTGTTCATTCGTCATACAGTTTGCACTGGCTTTCCAAA GTTCCTCCATCACTTTATGATAAGCAAGGCAAACCGATTAACAAGGGCAGCGTTCACATCTCTGAATCAAGCCCTCCACTTGTATCCCAAGCATACTATGCGCAGTTCCAAGAGGACTTCTCCTTGTTCCTTCGTTCGAGGTCTGAAGAACTTGCTAATGGAGGGCGTATGGTGCTGATAATGTTAGGAAGAATAGGTCCGGATCATGTTGATAGAGGCAACTCATTCTACTGGGAACTCCTTTCAAGATCTCTTTCCATTTTGGCTACCCAG GGGGAGATCGAGAAGGAAGACATAGATTCTTATGATGTACATTTCTATGCACCAACCAAGGATGAAATGGAAGCTGAGATAAGGAGAGAAGGTTCCTTCGAATTGGAAAGATTAGAGATGTTTGAAACAGAGAAGGAACTGTACAAGGTTAGTGACAACTATGGAACAGAAGTTGCAATGACAGTTAGGGCTATCCAAGAATCCATGCTTTCCCACCATTTTGGAGAAGGAATTTTAGACGCTTTATTTGACATCTATGGAAGAATGGTGGAAGAGGAAATGcttaaagaagaaattaatccCATTACTTTTGTTGTAGTTCttagaaaattataa